A genomic window from Longimicrobiales bacterium includes:
- a CDS encoding phosphoribosylaminoimidazolesuccinocarboxamide synthase, producing MSTAVGRTDLPLPLVARGKVRDVYAVGSDRLLIVATDRISAFDVVLPQPIPRKGAVLTQLTSWWLTKIADITPNHLISADPDVIVREVPELEDTRDIWGRRAMLVHRAKVVPIECVVRGFISGSAWSEYRRSGTLAGEPLPEGLRESQRLDPPIFSPATKAETGHDENITFAQMRDAVGAELADELRSRSLAIYQRGRDIAADADIILADTKFEFGTLPDGTLVLIDEVLTPDSSRFWPKESFEVGRGQPSLDKQPVRDYLEGLVKAGEWDKEPPPPDLPDGVVTETSERYLGVFQRLTGVALDDFPSQDPAAAGRGSGL from the coding sequence ATGAGCACGGCAGTGGGAAGAACCGACCTGCCGCTGCCGCTGGTAGCGCGCGGCAAGGTACGCGACGTATACGCCGTCGGCTCCGACCGGCTGCTCATCGTGGCAACTGATCGCATCAGCGCATTCGACGTGGTGCTGCCCCAGCCGATTCCGCGGAAGGGTGCCGTGCTGACGCAATTGACGTCGTGGTGGCTGACGAAGATTGCGGACATTACGCCCAATCATCTGATCAGCGCGGACCCGGACGTGATCGTGCGCGAGGTCCCGGAGCTTGAGGACACGCGCGACATCTGGGGTCGCAGGGCGATGCTGGTGCACCGCGCGAAGGTGGTGCCGATCGAGTGCGTGGTGCGCGGATTCATATCCGGCTCCGCCTGGTCGGAATACCGCAGGAGCGGCACGCTTGCAGGCGAGCCGCTGCCCGAGGGCCTCCGTGAGAGTCAGCGGCTGGACCCGCCGATCTTCTCGCCGGCCACGAAGGCGGAGACGGGACATGACGAGAACATCACGTTCGCGCAGATGCGGGACGCTGTCGGCGCCGAGCTGGCCGACGAGCTGCGATCGCGCAGTCTCGCGATCTATCAGCGCGGCCGCGACATTGCCGCCGACGCCGACATCATCCTGGCCGATACCAAGTTCGAGTTCGGGACACTGCCGGACGGCACACTCGTGCTGATCGATGAAGTGCTGACGCCCGACTCTTCGCGCTTCTGGCCGAAGGAGTCCTTCGAGGTGGGGCGCGGCCAGCCGTCGCTCGACAAGCAGCCGGTACGCGATTACCTGGAGGGTCTCGTCAAGGCCGGCGAGTGGGACAAGGAACCGCCGCCGCCCGACCTGCCCGACGGCGTGGTGACGGAGACATCCGAGCGGTATCTCGGCGTGTTCCAGCGCCTGACAGGGGTGGCCCTCGACGACTTCCCGTCGCAGGATCCGGCGGCAGCGGGGCGCGGATCCGGCTTGTGA
- the pssA gene encoding CDP-diacylglycerol--serine O-phosphatidyltransferase — protein MRPVRPRLQRGVIIVPSALTLGNLLFGIWAIVSAARGDFMNAAWLIVFAGIFDTIDGRVARATSTGSRFGEELDSLVDAISFGVAPALIIYFLFLNDGTWGWVAAFFYVSSTVIRLARFNVEQAGHAKVAFHGLPSPSAGMTLATFYPFSQTAFFQANFAAWRWPELITGLMIVLGFLMMSHVLYPVVPKFGFRNTRGIVTGLFMLSCIAAAIFIPSIFFFPAFIGYVSYGVLKSLAIGFFERMPETDPMLDEEEDEGDEAGAELRDIDYRELSPWQRFRRQRQVRRHYGANDQEDIL, from the coding sequence ATGAGGCCGGTCCGCCCACGCCTGCAGCGCGGTGTGATCATCGTGCCGAGCGCTCTGACGCTCGGCAACCTGCTGTTCGGCATCTGGGCGATCGTTTCCGCCGCGCGCGGAGACTTCATGAATGCGGCCTGGCTCATCGTCTTTGCGGGCATCTTCGACACGATCGATGGCCGTGTGGCGCGGGCCACGTCCACCGGCAGCCGTTTCGGCGAGGAGCTCGACTCACTGGTGGACGCCATCAGCTTCGGCGTCGCACCGGCGCTCATCATCTACTTCCTGTTCCTGAACGACGGGACGTGGGGCTGGGTCGCGGCGTTCTTCTACGTCTCGAGCACCGTCATCAGGCTCGCGCGCTTCAACGTGGAGCAGGCCGGTCATGCGAAGGTGGCGTTCCACGGCCTGCCCTCACCATCGGCGGGGATGACGCTCGCCACGTTCTATCCATTCAGCCAGACCGCGTTCTTTCAGGCGAACTTCGCCGCATGGCGCTGGCCCGAGCTGATCACCGGCCTCATGATCGTGCTCGGCTTCCTCATGATGAGCCACGTGCTCTATCCCGTCGTCCCGAAATTCGGATTCCGCAACACACGCGGCATCGTGACGGGACTGTTCATGCTCTCATGCATCGCAGCGGCGATCTTCATCCCGTCGATCTTCTTCTTCCCCGCCTTCATCGGCTACGTCAGCTATGGCGTGCTCAAGTCGCTGGCGATCGGTTTCTTCGAGCGCATGCCCGAGACCGATCCCATGCTCGATGAGGAGGAGGATGAGGGCGACGAGGCGGGGGCCGAGCTGCGCGACATCGATTATCGCGAGCTGTCTCCGTGGCAGCGGTTCCGCAGACAGCGGCAGGTGCGACGTCATTACGGTGCGAACGACCAGGAGGACATTCTGTGA
- the purS gene encoding phosphoribosylformylglycinamidine synthase subunit PurS, with product MSSYTAEVRITPRAGLLDPEGKAVQNALHSLEFEDVEDVRVGRLVRLRLRADSDDGARQSADEMCRRLLANPVTEDYEIVLVKGG from the coding sequence GTGAGCAGTTATACGGCTGAAGTGCGAATCACTCCGCGGGCGGGACTGCTCGACCCGGAAGGCAAGGCGGTCCAGAACGCCCTGCACTCGCTGGAGTTCGAGGACGTGGAGGATGTGCGGGTCGGCCGACTCGTGCGGCTGCGCCTGCGGGCGGACAGCGACGACGGCGCGCGGCAGAGTGCCGACGAGATGTGCCGGCGTCTGCTGGCCAACCCGGTGACCGAGGACTACGAGATCGTGCTCGTGAAGGGCGGCTGA
- the purQ gene encoding phosphoribosylformylglycinamidine synthase subunit PurQ: MRAAIVTFPGSNCDYDCYKAVTDVLGEDAYFVWHREESVGDCDLVILPGGFSYGDYLRAGAIARFSPIMSDVQRFASEGGYVLGVCNGFQVLCEAGMLPGALIRNRSLKFQGERVYIRVENTDTAFTAHYEPDQLLHLHIAHGQGNYVAEPDVIERLEAERRVIFRYADESGQATDEGNANGSMNNIAGIINEHGNVLGLMPHPERSVEALLGSTDGLPIFTSLAERLAVAGRSS, encoded by the coding sequence ATGCGCGCGGCGATCGTGACGTTCCCTGGCTCCAACTGTGACTACGACTGCTACAAGGCCGTCACGGACGTGCTCGGTGAGGATGCCTACTTCGTGTGGCATCGCGAGGAGAGCGTCGGCGACTGCGACCTCGTGATCCTGCCTGGCGGCTTCAGCTACGGCGACTACCTGCGTGCCGGTGCGATCGCGCGCTTCAGCCCGATCATGAGCGATGTGCAGCGCTTTGCCAGCGAGGGCGGTTACGTGCTCGGCGTATGCAACGGCTTCCAGGTGCTGTGTGAGGCGGGCATGCTGCCCGGCGCGCTCATCCGCAACCGCTCCCTGAAGTTCCAGGGCGAGCGCGTCTACATCCGCGTCGAGAACACGGACACCGCGTTCACCGCGCATTACGAGCCCGATCAGCTGCTGCACCTGCACATCGCACACGGACAGGGCAATTACGTGGCGGAGCCGGACGTCATCGAGCGTCTCGAGGCGGAGCGGAGAGTCATCTTCCGGTACGCGGACGAGAGCGGCCAGGCGACGGACGAGGGCAACGCCAACGGCTCGATGAACAACATCGCCGGCATCATCAACGAACATGGCAACGTGCTGGGGCTGATGCCGCATCCGGAGCGATCCGTCGAGGCGTTGCTCGGCTCCACGGACGGGCTGCCGATCTTCACGTCGCTCGCGGAACGGCTGGCCGTTGCCGGGAGGTCCTCATGA
- the purL gene encoding phosphoribosylformylglycinamidine synthase subunit PurL codes for MTTNRAGGTDHGMTSREGSTAAAEPPRPRAGDPAITAELVADHGLSEDEYRLIRAALGREATYTELGVFSAMWSEHCGYKNSKPLLRQLPTKAPWVLQGPGENAGVIDIGDGYAIAFKIESHNHPSAVEPYEGAATGVGGILRDVFTMGARPIAVLDSLRFGSLTRPRVRYLFSGVVKGIGDYGNAVGIPNIGGEVWFDDAYEGNPLVNAMAIGLMRTDELIRGEATGVGNPIMAVGARTGRDGIHGATFASEELSEETEAKRPQVQVGDPFTEKLLLEASLELIRSGHIVGIQDMGAAGLASSSSEMAARAGTGVDIDAALVPVREPDMTPYEILLSESQERMLVVAKAGHEHEVIRILEKWELEAAVIGHVTDDGMYRVRENGVIVAEIPGEPLVNECPTYVRDARESEEVQRLREWTSAEIDTTHTREHAGRVLLRLLGSPNIASRRWVYNQYDTTVRTNTVVPPGGDAGVLRIRGTRRGIAATVDCNGRYVYLNPRRGAMIAVAEAARNLVCTGARPRAITNNLNFGNPLKPEVYYQLREAVRGMGEACAAFETPVTGGNVSLYNENPNGAIYPTPVVGMIGVIEDIDLHLTMPFKTEGDAIILLGRNTDELGGSEYLKVVHGVVAGDAPAVDLEGERRLQELVLSLNDGRLLRSAHDCAEGGLAVCLAESAIAAEPMLGVDVRLDDELDPAALLFGEAQGRIVVTCAADDAAAVIEAARGLNVPAQVIGTVGRAAGAFNMRIGSGAEISLPVASLHEVHSTAIPRLMERAAAE; via the coding sequence ATGACGACAAACAGGGCGGGCGGCACCGACCACGGCATGACATCGCGCGAGGGCAGCACGGCCGCTGCGGAACCGCCGCGGCCGCGCGCAGGCGACCCCGCAATCACGGCCGAGCTCGTCGCGGATCATGGACTGAGCGAGGACGAGTACAGATTGATCCGTGCGGCCCTCGGGCGTGAGGCTACCTACACGGAGCTCGGTGTGTTCAGCGCGATGTGGTCGGAGCACTGCGGCTACAAGAACTCGAAGCCGCTGCTGCGGCAGCTGCCGACGAAAGCGCCGTGGGTGCTCCAGGGTCCGGGCGAGAATGCGGGCGTCATCGACATCGGTGACGGCTACGCGATCGCGTTCAAGATCGAGTCGCACAACCATCCATCGGCCGTCGAGCCGTATGAAGGCGCTGCGACCGGCGTCGGTGGGATCCTCCGTGACGTATTCACGATGGGTGCACGCCCGATCGCCGTCCTCGATTCGCTGCGCTTCGGCTCGCTCACACGGCCGCGCGTGCGCTACCTCTTCAGCGGCGTCGTGAAGGGCATCGGCGACTACGGCAACGCGGTCGGCATCCCGAACATCGGCGGCGAGGTCTGGTTCGACGATGCGTACGAGGGGAACCCGCTCGTGAACGCGATGGCGATCGGTCTGATGCGCACGGACGAGCTGATCCGCGGCGAGGCGACCGGTGTGGGCAATCCGATCATGGCCGTCGGCGCGCGGACCGGTCGCGATGGCATCCACGGCGCCACGTTCGCGTCCGAAGAGCTGAGTGAGGAGACGGAGGCGAAGCGGCCGCAGGTGCAGGTGGGCGATCCGTTCACGGAGAAGCTGCTGCTCGAGGCATCGCTGGAGCTGATCCGCAGCGGTCATATCGTCGGCATCCAGGACATGGGCGCGGCGGGTCTCGCATCCAGCTCGAGTGAGATGGCGGCGCGCGCGGGCACGGGCGTGGACATCGATGCTGCTCTCGTACCGGTGCGCGAGCCGGACATGACGCCCTACGAGATCCTGCTGTCGGAATCGCAGGAGCGCATGCTCGTGGTGGCGAAGGCCGGTCATGAGCACGAGGTGATCCGCATCCTCGAGAAGTGGGAGCTGGAGGCGGCAGTCATCGGACACGTCACGGATGACGGCATGTACCGCGTGCGCGAGAACGGCGTGATCGTCGCCGAGATCCCGGGCGAGCCGCTCGTGAACGAGTGCCCCACGTATGTCCGCGATGCGCGGGAGTCGGAGGAGGTGCAGCGGCTGCGCGAGTGGACGTCGGCGGAGATCGATACCACCCACACGCGCGAGCATGCCGGCCGCGTGCTGCTGCGGCTGCTCGGATCGCCGAACATCGCGTCCAGGCGCTGGGTCTACAATCAGTACGACACGACCGTGCGCACGAACACCGTCGTCCCCCCCGGCGGCGATGCGGGCGTGCTCCGCATTCGGGGTACGCGCCGCGGCATCGCGGCTACGGTGGACTGCAATGGTCGCTACGTGTACCTGAACCCGCGGCGCGGCGCGATGATCGCCGTGGCGGAGGCCGCGCGCAACCTGGTGTGCACGGGCGCGCGGCCGCGTGCGATCACGAACAACCTGAATTTCGGGAATCCTCTCAAGCCCGAGGTGTATTACCAGCTGCGTGAGGCCGTGCGCGGCATGGGTGAGGCCTGTGCGGCGTTCGAGACACCCGTGACGGGCGGCAACGTGTCGCTCTACAACGAGAACCCGAACGGCGCGATCTACCCGACGCCGGTGGTCGGCATGATCGGCGTGATCGAGGACATCGATCTCCATCTCACGATGCCGTTCAAGACGGAAGGCGACGCGATCATACTGCTCGGTCGGAACACGGACGAGCTGGGCGGATCGGAGTACCTGAAGGTGGTGCACGGTGTGGTCGCGGGCGATGCGCCGGCCGTGGACCTCGAGGGCGAGCGGCGTCTCCAGGAGCTGGTGCTGTCACTCAATGACGGGCGGCTGCTGCGCAGCGCACACGACTGTGCGGAGGGCGGACTCGCAGTGTGCCTCGCGGAGTCGGCGATCGCGGCGGAGCCCATGCTGGGTGTCGATGTGAGACTGGATGACGAGCTCGATCCCGCCGCGCTGCTGTTCGGCGAGGCGCAGGGCCGTATCGTGGTGACGTGCGCTGCGGATGATGCGGCGGCGGTGATAGAGGCCGCGCGCGGGCTGAATGTGCCCGCGCAGGTGATTGGCACCGTCGGCAGAGCGGCCGGTGCATTCAACATGCGAATCGGCAGCGGCGCGGAGATATCGCTGCCGGTTGCGAGTCTGCATGAGGTACACTCGACAGCCATTCCGCGGCTCATGGAGCGTGCGGCGGCGGAGTGA